Part of the Methanomicrobia archaeon genome is shown below.
CATCGGCGAGGCTGCGGGCCTCAGTGGCACTGGGTTGTGGCTTTCATTCGTTTTCGCTGCGCTCGTTGCCTCGTTTACCGGTTTAAGCTATGCCGAACTCGCATCGCGGTTTCCCCATGCTGGAGCGGAATACGTTTACATTATGCATAGCTTCGGTCAAACGCTCGCATGGATCACCGGCTGGTTGCTCATTGTGAGTAGTATTCTAGCAGCGGCAACTGTAGCGGTCGGATTTGGAAACTACTGTTCTGCCCTCTTTCATACCCCAGTGATAGTCATTGCAATTGCCACCTTGTTGGTGTGCGGCCTTATTCTTATAGTGGGCATAAAAGAAACCGCGTTTATCACCATTCTCTTCACCGTGATTGAAGCGAGCGGTTTGATCATAATCATTTTCATCGGTGTGCCCTACCTGGGCTCGGTGAACTACCTGGAGCTTGCAAATGGCTTACAGGGGGTGATCAAAGCGGGCGTTTTGATCTTCTTCAGTTATATAGGGTTTGAGAGCATTGCGAGACTTGCGGAAGAAACCCGGGAACCTGAGCGTACCATACCCAAGGCGATTCTCCTCTCTATCGCGATAACGGCGGTCATTTACATCCTCGTTGGCATTGCTGCGGTAAGCGTTGTGCCGTGGCAGGAGCTAGCGCACGCAGAAGCGCCACTTGGGTTGGTTGCACAGCGCGTGTACGGCGATCAACTCTTTACCGTGCTCGCGGTCATTGCCTTATTCTCAACCTTTAATACCATGCTCGTCGTGCTGCTGAGTGGATCGCGCCTCGTTTACGGTATCGCGGAATACCGAGCGCTTCCTCGTGTATTCCTGTCCGTGAGCAAGAAACTTCGAACGCCATGGTTCGCTATCGTCAGCGTCGTGCTTGCCTCGCTCTGTTTCATCTTTGTGGGCGATTTGGCGACAATCGCGAATCTAACGAACTTCACCGTATTCCTCATATTCCTCCTCGTTAACGCCGCGGTCATTTATCTCCGCTACAAAGAGCCGGTCGTTAGCGGCTTCAAAACTCCACTTACTATCGGTAAATTACCCCTTTTGCCGCTGTTTGGGTTAGTGACATCGCTCTTTATGCTCGTTAATCTCCCGCTTGATGTGCTCGCGATGGGCACCGCGCTTGTTCTTTTAGGCTTCGTTGTTCACATCATCCTCAAGGTAAGCGTGAATGAGGAGTTATTTTGAGTGATGAACAGTCGCTGGTGTTGTCTCGGAGGTAGAAGTAGAAAACGACCCATTTGTTAGTGAAGTCGTGCAAGCATATCTCCTTACCGTCCTTATCAATGAGGCAGAAACTCGGTGTAAGGTCTCCCATCTTCAAATCCCTTTGTTGCGCAGTTATGTAACACCCCTTTGCTCAGCTTTAAGTTAGTCACTTTGGTATAATTTCTGATTCTTCCCATGTAGTATAGTTTAACGAGTATTTTTTCTTTGGAGGCTCTTTTAGCTGACCTAGATATTCCCATCTTAATTGTACTGATAGTTCATACTTCCCTGGCGTGATCCTGTCAGTTTCTAACTCTCCTACAAAGAACCAAAGCTTATTTGTTGACCCGGGGAGTATATTTATCTGTGAGATCCTTTCGGTGTGAATAATATTGTATTTATTTCTGTAAAATGGATTATTCCAGTTTATCAACTCCGTAGAAGTGTTGTTAATCTCTACTTCTCCACTAACGTTTCTAGCGACATTCTTACCTTTGTTCTCAACGGTGAATCCGAAATATTTATTGGCGGGACTAGAACGTTCCTTTTTTTCGGGATAAAGAATAAGTCTAGGCCTCTTGAGGTACTTCAGCACCGGGAAGAAACACACAACAGCCAAAGTAGCGACTGCTAAGGCTACTTGTAGAACCGAAATATACTCCATAATTTTCTATACCAGCTCATAATATAAGTTCTATCCATACATTTGTTTTTGAAGTTGTATTTCATCTTTGTCAGCCGTATCAGATTTTCCTTTCGTTGGATGCTACACGATAATACTTTACTTCAAGAACTCAAAAGATTTATAGGCTTCGAACCGTAACGTTTGCTCATGCACGCCATTTCGCTCTTGCAAATCGCACCCACGCTGGCCGAGTTTTTCGGGGTGCCGCTGAACTCACCAGCCCGCCCGGTCGCGTCCATACGTAACTTTATGCGTGCTCGCAATCCTGATATGGTAGTATTAGTAGTGATCGACAGTCTCGATCTCCAGATTTATTCTGAGTTCGCCGTGGAATTGGAGGTGCTTCACCGGCTTGCCGAACGTGACGGGCTCCTCTTCTCTTG
Proteins encoded:
- a CDS encoding amino acid permease, which codes for MLKRALGLWHITLMSIGVILGAGIYVIIGEAAGLSGTGLWLSFVFAALVASFTGLSYAELASRFPHAGAEYVYIMHSFGQTLAWITGWLLIVSSILAAATVAVGFGNYCSALFHTPVIVIAIATLLVCGLILIVGIKETAFITILFTVIEASGLIIIIFIGVPYLGSVNYLELANGLQGVIKAGVLIFFSYIGFESIARLAEETREPERTIPKAILLSIAITAVIYILVGIAAVSVVPWQELAHAEAPLGLVAQRVYGDQLFTVLAVIALFSTFNTMLVVLLSGSRLVYGIAEYRALPRVFLSVSKKLRTPWFAIVSVVLASLCFIFVGDLATIANLTNFTVFLIFLLVNAAVIYLRYKEPVVSGFKTPLTIGKLPLLPLFGLVTSLFMLVNLPLDVLAMGTALVLLGFVVHIILKVSVNEELF
- a CDS encoding redoxin domain-containing protein gives rise to the protein MKMGDLTPSFCLIDKDGKEICLHDFTNKWVVFYFYLRDNTSDCSSLKITPHSRLP